A region of Takifugu flavidus isolate HTHZ2018 chromosome 2, ASM371156v2, whole genome shotgun sequence DNA encodes the following proteins:
- the mthfsd gene encoding methenyltetrahydrofolate synthase domain-containing protein isoform X19 encodes MACLKCAMAPVIIINPGTSKWDIREKVWAYIESKNLANYPRPVFNRIPNFKGAFTACSRVSELDVFARAAEVKVDPDKPLEGARLAVLQVALWRKTTHPVSQHIMSYFQLSTGNSICLVYLTILVSHLFFTTRSSQAGKTLLVPTPRLRTGLFNKIIPPQGANKQQLHICASSQGVKLFSVPIELDAKLKVDLVVVGSVAVSEKGLRIGKGEGFADMEYGMMASMGALSDSTVVVTIVHDCQILDIPEELIESHDLTVDYILTPTRVIKTNCQRPKPQGIIWRKLSKEKLEKIPILRRLRAFEEKTLKDVSLGPTPIPAAPSLQTGSSMAGQKTTDRPEGESTEGARAQLGQKDRRQKRGWQRRGNRQKQGPEEGGRGHRQKQGPEEGGRGHRQKQGSEEGGRGNRQKQGSEEGGQSNRQKQGSEEGGRGHRQKQGSEEGGRGNRQKQGPEEGGQSYRQKQGPEEGGQSYRQKQGPEEGGSEAVPLGATTVCLTALPSGLRVSELKRLLREQDAAPLKLTWLGAQQEAQLDYSNCQAAQRVLKVLQGLSLQAELSKGPQGEECSGWSH; translated from the exons ATGGCCTGTTTAAAATGCGCGATGGCGCCTGTTATAATAATAAATCCTG GAACATCGAAATGGGACATACGTGAAAAAGTGTGGGCCTACATTGAGAGCAAGAATTTGGCCAACTATCCAAGACCCGTTTTCAACAGAATCCCAAACTTCAAG GGTGCTTTCACAGCCTGTTCCAGAGTGTCAGAGCTGGATGTGTTCGCCCGAGCAGCTGAGGTGAAGGTGGATCCTGACAAGCCTCTGGAGGGCGCCAGGCTGGCAGTGCTGCAGGTTGCACTGTGGAGGAAAACCACACACCCAGTGTCACAACACATTATGTCCTATTTTCAGCTCAGCACTGGGAATTCCATATGCTTGGTTTATTTAACTATTCttgtttcacatttgtttttcaccACTCGCTCTTCACAGGCGGGAAAAACTTTACTGGTCCCAACTCCTCGCCTTCGCACTGGACTTTTCAATAAAATTATTCCTCCCCAAGGTGCCAACAAACAACAGCTCCACATTTGTGCCTCTTCTCAG GGTGTGAAACTTTTCAGCGTTCCGATTGAATTGGATGCAAAGTTGAAGGTGGACCTGGTGGTGGTTGGTTCTGTGGCGGTGTCAGAGAAAG GCCTTCGGATTGGAAAAGGAGAGGGCTTCGCTGACATGGAGTATGGAATGATGGCGTCAATGGGGGCTCTCAGTGACTCTACCGTGGTTGTAACGATAGTCCATGACTGCCAG ATACTTGATATTCCAGAGGAATTAATAGAAAGTCATGATCTGACTGTGGATTATATCCTGACACCCACTCGAGTTATTAAAACCAATTGCCAGCGCCCCAAACCGCAGGGGATCATCTGGAGGAAG CTGAgcaaagagaagctggagaagatcCCCATCCTGCGGAGGCTGCGAGCTTTTGAGGAAAAGACTCTGAAGGATGTATCGCTGGGTCCGACACCCATTCCAGCAGCGCCCAGTCTACAGACCGGCAGTAGCATGGCAGGGCAGAAAACAACAGACAGGCCGGAGGGAGAATCCACAGAGGGAGCAAGAGCTCAGCTAGGACAGAAAGATAGACGGCAAAAGAGAGGGTGGCAAAGAAGAGgcaacagacagaagcagggtccagaggaag GTGGCCGAggccacagacagaagcag GGTCCAGAGGAAGGTGGCCGAggccacagacagaagcagggttCAGAGGAAGGTGGACGAGgcaacagacagaagcagggttCAGAGGAAGGTGGACAAAgcaacagacagaagcagg ggtcAGAGGAAGGTGGCCGAggccacagacagaagcagggttCAGAGGAAGGTGGCCGAGgcaacagacagaagcagggtccAGAGGAAGGTGGACAAAGctacagacagaagcagggtccAGAGGAAGGTGGACAAAGctacagacagaagcagggtccAGAGGAAGGTGGAAGTGAAGCCGTGCCTCTGGGCGCCACCACTGTCTGCCTGACGGCTCTTCCGTCCGGGCTGCGTGTCAGTGAGCTCAAGCGTCTCCTCCGGGAGCAGGACGCCGCCCCGCTGAAGCTCACCTGGCTGGGAGCTCAGCAGGAGGCCCAGCTGGACTACAGCAACTGTCAGGCAGCACAGCGCGTCCTCAAGGTTCTGCAGGGGCTCAGTTTACAGGCCGAACTGTCCAAGGGTCCACAAGGAGAGGAATGTTCTGGATGGTCCCATTGA
- the mthfsd gene encoding methenyltetrahydrofolate synthase domain-containing protein isoform X10: MACLKCAMAPVIIINPGTSKWDIREKVWAYIESKNLANYPRPVFNRIPNFKGAFTACSRVSELDVFARAAEVKVDPDKPLEGARLAVLQVALWRKTTHPVSQHIMSYFQLSTGNSICLVYLTILVSHLFFTTRSSQAGKTLLVPTPRLRTGLFNKIIPPQGANKQQLHICASSQGVKLFSVPIELDAKLKVDLVVVGSVAVSEKGLRIGKGEGFADMEYGMMASMGALSDSTVVVTIVHDCQILDIPEELIESHDLTVDYILTPTRVIKTNCQRPKPQGIIWRKLSKEKLEKIPILRRLRAFEEKTLKDVSLGPTPIPAAPSLQTGSSMAGQKTTDRPEGESTEGARAQLGQKDRRQKRGWQRRGNRQKQGPEEGGQGQTEAGFRGRWTKQQTETGSRGRWPRPQTEAGFRGRWTRQQTEAGFRGRWTKQQTEAGFRGRWPRPQTEAGSEEGGRGHRQKQGSEEGGRGNRQKQGPEEGGQSYRQKQGPEEGGQSYRQKQGPEEGGSEAVPLGATTVCLTALPSGLRVSELKRLLREQDAAPLKLTWLGAQQEAQLDYSNCQAAQRVLKVLQGLSLQAELSKGPQGEECSGWSH, encoded by the exons ATGGCCTGTTTAAAATGCGCGATGGCGCCTGTTATAATAATAAATCCTG GAACATCGAAATGGGACATACGTGAAAAAGTGTGGGCCTACATTGAGAGCAAGAATTTGGCCAACTATCCAAGACCCGTTTTCAACAGAATCCCAAACTTCAAG GGTGCTTTCACAGCCTGTTCCAGAGTGTCAGAGCTGGATGTGTTCGCCCGAGCAGCTGAGGTGAAGGTGGATCCTGACAAGCCTCTGGAGGGCGCCAGGCTGGCAGTGCTGCAGGTTGCACTGTGGAGGAAAACCACACACCCAGTGTCACAACACATTATGTCCTATTTTCAGCTCAGCACTGGGAATTCCATATGCTTGGTTTATTTAACTATTCttgtttcacatttgtttttcaccACTCGCTCTTCACAGGCGGGAAAAACTTTACTGGTCCCAACTCCTCGCCTTCGCACTGGACTTTTCAATAAAATTATTCCTCCCCAAGGTGCCAACAAACAACAGCTCCACATTTGTGCCTCTTCTCAG GGTGTGAAACTTTTCAGCGTTCCGATTGAATTGGATGCAAAGTTGAAGGTGGACCTGGTGGTGGTTGGTTCTGTGGCGGTGTCAGAGAAAG GCCTTCGGATTGGAAAAGGAGAGGGCTTCGCTGACATGGAGTATGGAATGATGGCGTCAATGGGGGCTCTCAGTGACTCTACCGTGGTTGTAACGATAGTCCATGACTGCCAG ATACTTGATATTCCAGAGGAATTAATAGAAAGTCATGATCTGACTGTGGATTATATCCTGACACCCACTCGAGTTATTAAAACCAATTGCCAGCGCCCCAAACCGCAGGGGATCATCTGGAGGAAG CTGAgcaaagagaagctggagaagatcCCCATCCTGCGGAGGCTGCGAGCTTTTGAGGAAAAGACTCTGAAGGATGTATCGCTGGGTCCGACACCCATTCCAGCAGCGCCCAGTCTACAGACCGGCAGTAGCATGGCAGGGCAGAAAACAACAGACAGGCCGGAGGGAGAATCCACAGAGGGAGCAAGAGCTCAGCTAGGACAGAAAGATAGACGGCAAAAGAGAGGGTGGCAAAGAAGAGgcaacagacagaagcagggtccagaggaaggtggacaaggccagacagaagcagg gttcAGAGGAAGGTGGACAAagcaacagacagaaacagggtCCAGAGGAAG GTGGCCGAggccacagacagaagcagggttCAGAGGAAGGTGGACGAGgcaacagacagaagcagggttCAGAGGAAGGTGGACAAAgcaacagacagaagcagg gttcAGAGGAAGGTGGCCGAggccacagacagaagcagggtcAGAGGAAGGTGGCCGAggccacagacagaagcagggttCAGAGGAAGGTGGCCGAGgcaacagacagaagcagggtccAGAGGAAGGTGGACAAAGctacagacagaagcagggtccAGAGGAAGGTGGACAAAGctacagacagaagcagggtccAGAGGAAGGTGGAAGTGAAGCCGTGCCTCTGGGCGCCACCACTGTCTGCCTGACGGCTCTTCCGTCCGGGCTGCGTGTCAGTGAGCTCAAGCGTCTCCTCCGGGAGCAGGACGCCGCCCCGCTGAAGCTCACCTGGCTGGGAGCTCAGCAGGAGGCCCAGCTGGACTACAGCAACTGTCAGGCAGCACAGCGCGTCCTCAAGGTTCTGCAGGGGCTCAGTTTACAGGCCGAACTGTCCAAGGGTCCACAAGGAGAGGAATGTTCTGGATGGTCCCATTGA
- the mthfsd gene encoding methenyltetrahydrofolate synthase domain-containing protein isoform X25: MACLKCAMAPVIIINPGTSKWDIREKVWAYIESKNLANYPRPVFNRIPNFKGAFTACSRVSELDVFARAAEVKVDPDKPLEGARLAVLQVALWRKTTHPVSQHIMSYFQLSTGNSICLVYLTILVSHLFFTTRSSQAGKTLLVPTPRLRTGLFNKIIPPQGANKQQLHICASSQGVKLFSVPIELDAKLKVDLVVVGSVAVSEKGLRIGKGEGFADMEYGMMASMGALSDSTVVVTIVHDCQILDIPEELIESHDLTVDYILTPTRVIKTNCQRPKPQGIIWRKLSKEKLEKIPILRRLRAFEEKTLKDVSLGPTPIPAAPSLQTGSSMAGQKTTDRPEGESTEGARAQLGQKDRRQKRGWQRRGNRQKQGPEEGGQGHRQKQGPEEGGRGHRQKQGPEEGGRGHRQKQGSEEGGRGNRQKQGSEEGGRGNRQKQGSEEGGQSNRQKQGSEEGGRGHRQKQGQRKVAEATDRSRVQRKVAEATDRSRVQRKVDKATDRSRVQRKVDKATDRSRVQRKVEVKPCLWAPPLSA, translated from the exons ATGGCCTGTTTAAAATGCGCGATGGCGCCTGTTATAATAATAAATCCTG GAACATCGAAATGGGACATACGTGAAAAAGTGTGGGCCTACATTGAGAGCAAGAATTTGGCCAACTATCCAAGACCCGTTTTCAACAGAATCCCAAACTTCAAG GGTGCTTTCACAGCCTGTTCCAGAGTGTCAGAGCTGGATGTGTTCGCCCGAGCAGCTGAGGTGAAGGTGGATCCTGACAAGCCTCTGGAGGGCGCCAGGCTGGCAGTGCTGCAGGTTGCACTGTGGAGGAAAACCACACACCCAGTGTCACAACACATTATGTCCTATTTTCAGCTCAGCACTGGGAATTCCATATGCTTGGTTTATTTAACTATTCttgtttcacatttgtttttcaccACTCGCTCTTCACAGGCGGGAAAAACTTTACTGGTCCCAACTCCTCGCCTTCGCACTGGACTTTTCAATAAAATTATTCCTCCCCAAGGTGCCAACAAACAACAGCTCCACATTTGTGCCTCTTCTCAG GGTGTGAAACTTTTCAGCGTTCCGATTGAATTGGATGCAAAGTTGAAGGTGGACCTGGTGGTGGTTGGTTCTGTGGCGGTGTCAGAGAAAG GCCTTCGGATTGGAAAAGGAGAGGGCTTCGCTGACATGGAGTATGGAATGATGGCGTCAATGGGGGCTCTCAGTGACTCTACCGTGGTTGTAACGATAGTCCATGACTGCCAG ATACTTGATATTCCAGAGGAATTAATAGAAAGTCATGATCTGACTGTGGATTATATCCTGACACCCACTCGAGTTATTAAAACCAATTGCCAGCGCCCCAAACCGCAGGGGATCATCTGGAGGAAG CTGAgcaaagagaagctggagaagatcCCCATCCTGCGGAGGCTGCGAGCTTTTGAGGAAAAGACTCTGAAGGATGTATCGCTGGGTCCGACACCCATTCCAGCAGCGCCCAGTCTACAGACCGGCAGTAGCATGGCAGGGCAGAAAACAACAGACAGGCCGGAGGGAGAATCCACAGAGGGAGCAAGAGCTCAGCTAGGACAGAAAGATAGACGGCAAAAGAGAGGGTGGCAAAGAAGAGgcaacagacagaagcagggtccagaggaaggtggacaaggcc acagacagaaacagggtCCAGAGGAAGGTGGCCGAggccacagacagaagcag ggtCCAGAGGAAGGTGGCCGAggccacagacagaagcagggttCAGAGGAAGGTGGACGAGgcaacagacagaagcagggttCAGAGGAAG GTGGACGAGgcaacagacagaagcagggttCAGAGGAAGGTGGACAAAgcaacagacagaagcagg gttcAGAGGAAGGTGGCCGAggccacagacagaagcagggtcAGAGGAAGGTGGCCGAggccacagacagaagcagggttCAGAGGAAGGTGGCCGAGgcaacagacagaagcagggtccAGAGGAAGGTGGACAAAGctacagacagaagcagggtccAGAGGAAGGTGGACAAAGctacagacagaagcagggtccAGAGGAAGGTGGAAGTGAAGCCGTGCCTCTGGGCGCCACCACTGTCTGCCTGA
- the mthfsd gene encoding methenyltetrahydrofolate synthase domain-containing protein isoform X28 encodes MACLKCAMAPVIIINPGTSKWDIREKVWAYIESKNLANYPRPVFNRIPNFKGAFTACSRVSELDVFARAAEVKVDPDKPLEGARLAVLQVALWRKTTHPVSQHIMSYFQLSTGNSICLVYLTILVSHLFFTTRSSQAGKTLLVPTPRLRTGLFNKIIPPQGANKQQLHICASSQGVKLFSVPIELDAKLKVDLVVVGSVAVSEKGLRIGKGEGFADMEYGMMASMGALSDSTVVVTIVHDCQILDIPEELIESHDLTVDYILTPTRVIKTNCQRPKPQGIIWRKLSKEKLEKIPILRRLRAFEEKTLKDVSLGPTPIPAAPSLQTGSSMAGQKTTDRPEGESTEGARAQLGQKDRRQKRGWQRRGNRQKQGPEEGGQGHRQKQGPEEGGQSNRQKQGPEEGGRGNRQKQGSEEGGRGNRQKQGSEEGGQSNRQKQGSEEGGRGHRQKQGQRKVAEATDRSRVQRKVAEATDRSRVQRKVDKATDRSRVQRKVDKATDRSRVQRKVEVKPCLWAPPLSA; translated from the exons ATGGCCTGTTTAAAATGCGCGATGGCGCCTGTTATAATAATAAATCCTG GAACATCGAAATGGGACATACGTGAAAAAGTGTGGGCCTACATTGAGAGCAAGAATTTGGCCAACTATCCAAGACCCGTTTTCAACAGAATCCCAAACTTCAAG GGTGCTTTCACAGCCTGTTCCAGAGTGTCAGAGCTGGATGTGTTCGCCCGAGCAGCTGAGGTGAAGGTGGATCCTGACAAGCCTCTGGAGGGCGCCAGGCTGGCAGTGCTGCAGGTTGCACTGTGGAGGAAAACCACACACCCAGTGTCACAACACATTATGTCCTATTTTCAGCTCAGCACTGGGAATTCCATATGCTTGGTTTATTTAACTATTCttgtttcacatttgtttttcaccACTCGCTCTTCACAGGCGGGAAAAACTTTACTGGTCCCAACTCCTCGCCTTCGCACTGGACTTTTCAATAAAATTATTCCTCCCCAAGGTGCCAACAAACAACAGCTCCACATTTGTGCCTCTTCTCAG GGTGTGAAACTTTTCAGCGTTCCGATTGAATTGGATGCAAAGTTGAAGGTGGACCTGGTGGTGGTTGGTTCTGTGGCGGTGTCAGAGAAAG GCCTTCGGATTGGAAAAGGAGAGGGCTTCGCTGACATGGAGTATGGAATGATGGCGTCAATGGGGGCTCTCAGTGACTCTACCGTGGTTGTAACGATAGTCCATGACTGCCAG ATACTTGATATTCCAGAGGAATTAATAGAAAGTCATGATCTGACTGTGGATTATATCCTGACACCCACTCGAGTTATTAAAACCAATTGCCAGCGCCCCAAACCGCAGGGGATCATCTGGAGGAAG CTGAgcaaagagaagctggagaagatcCCCATCCTGCGGAGGCTGCGAGCTTTTGAGGAAAAGACTCTGAAGGATGTATCGCTGGGTCCGACACCCATTCCAGCAGCGCCCAGTCTACAGACCGGCAGTAGCATGGCAGGGCAGAAAACAACAGACAGGCCGGAGGGAGAATCCACAGAGGGAGCAAGAGCTCAGCTAGGACAGAAAGATAGACGGCAAAAGAGAGGGTGGCAAAGAAGAGgcaacagacagaagcagggtccagaggaaggtggacaaggcc acagacagaaacagggtCCAGAGGAAG GTGGACAAagcaacagacagaaacagggtCCAGAGGAAG GTGGACGAGgcaacagacagaagcagggttCAGAGGAAG GTGGACGAGgcaacagacagaagcagggttCAGAGGAAGGTGGACAAAgcaacagacagaagcagg gttcAGAGGAAGGTGGCCGAggccacagacagaagcagggtcAGAGGAAGGTGGCCGAggccacagacagaagcagggttCAGAGGAAGGTGGCCGAGgcaacagacagaagcagggtccAGAGGAAGGTGGACAAAGctacagacagaagcagggtccAGAGGAAGGTGGACAAAGctacagacagaagcagggtccAGAGGAAGGTGGAAGTGAAGCCGTGCCTCTGGGCGCCACCACTGTCTGCCTGA
- the mthfsd gene encoding methenyltetrahydrofolate synthase domain-containing protein isoform X18: MACLKCAMAPVIIINPGTSKWDIREKVWAYIESKNLANYPRPVFNRIPNFKGAFTACSRVSELDVFARAAEVKVDPDKPLEGARLAVLQVALWRKTTHPVSQHIMSYFQLSTGNSICLVYLTILVSHLFFTTRSSQAGKTLLVPTPRLRTGLFNKIIPPQGANKQQLHICASSQGVKLFSVPIELDAKLKVDLVVVGSVAVSEKGLRIGKGEGFADMEYGMMASMGALSDSTVVVTIVHDCQILDIPEELIESHDLTVDYILTPTRVIKTNCQRPKPQGIIWRKLSKEKLEKIPILRRLRAFEEKTLKDVSLGPTPIPAAPSLQTGSSMAGQKTTDRPEGESTEGARAQLGQKDRRQKRGWQRRGNRQKQGPEEGGQSNRQKQGPEEGGRGHRQKQGSEEGGRGNRQKQGSEEGGQSNRQKQGSEEGGRGHRQKQGSEEGGRGNRQKQGPEEGGQSYRQKQGPEEGGQSYRQKQGPEEGGSEAVPLGATTVCLTALPSGLRVSELKRLLREQDAAPLKLTWLGAQQEAQLDYSNCQAAQRVLKVLQGLSLQAELSKGPQGEECSGWSH; this comes from the exons ATGGCCTGTTTAAAATGCGCGATGGCGCCTGTTATAATAATAAATCCTG GAACATCGAAATGGGACATACGTGAAAAAGTGTGGGCCTACATTGAGAGCAAGAATTTGGCCAACTATCCAAGACCCGTTTTCAACAGAATCCCAAACTTCAAG GGTGCTTTCACAGCCTGTTCCAGAGTGTCAGAGCTGGATGTGTTCGCCCGAGCAGCTGAGGTGAAGGTGGATCCTGACAAGCCTCTGGAGGGCGCCAGGCTGGCAGTGCTGCAGGTTGCACTGTGGAGGAAAACCACACACCCAGTGTCACAACACATTATGTCCTATTTTCAGCTCAGCACTGGGAATTCCATATGCTTGGTTTATTTAACTATTCttgtttcacatttgtttttcaccACTCGCTCTTCACAGGCGGGAAAAACTTTACTGGTCCCAACTCCTCGCCTTCGCACTGGACTTTTCAATAAAATTATTCCTCCCCAAGGTGCCAACAAACAACAGCTCCACATTTGTGCCTCTTCTCAG GGTGTGAAACTTTTCAGCGTTCCGATTGAATTGGATGCAAAGTTGAAGGTGGACCTGGTGGTGGTTGGTTCTGTGGCGGTGTCAGAGAAAG GCCTTCGGATTGGAAAAGGAGAGGGCTTCGCTGACATGGAGTATGGAATGATGGCGTCAATGGGGGCTCTCAGTGACTCTACCGTGGTTGTAACGATAGTCCATGACTGCCAG ATACTTGATATTCCAGAGGAATTAATAGAAAGTCATGATCTGACTGTGGATTATATCCTGACACCCACTCGAGTTATTAAAACCAATTGCCAGCGCCCCAAACCGCAGGGGATCATCTGGAGGAAG CTGAgcaaagagaagctggagaagatcCCCATCCTGCGGAGGCTGCGAGCTTTTGAGGAAAAGACTCTGAAGGATGTATCGCTGGGTCCGACACCCATTCCAGCAGCGCCCAGTCTACAGACCGGCAGTAGCATGGCAGGGCAGAAAACAACAGACAGGCCGGAGGGAGAATCCACAGAGGGAGCAAGAGCTCAGCTAGGACAGAAAGATAGACGGCAAAAGAGAGGGTGGCAAAGAAGAGgcaacagacagaagcagggtccagaggaag GTGGACAAagcaacagacagaaacagggtCCAGAGGAAG GTGGCCGAggccacagacagaagcagggttCAGAGGAAGGTGGACGAGgcaacagacagaagcagggttCAGAGGAAGGTGGACAAAgcaacagacagaagcagg ggtcAGAGGAAGGTGGCCGAggccacagacagaagcagggttCAGAGGAAGGTGGCCGAGgcaacagacagaagcagggtccAGAGGAAGGTGGACAAAGctacagacagaagcagggtccAGAGGAAGGTGGACAAAGctacagacagaagcagggtccAGAGGAAGGTGGAAGTGAAGCCGTGCCTCTGGGCGCCACCACTGTCTGCCTGACGGCTCTTCCGTCCGGGCTGCGTGTCAGTGAGCTCAAGCGTCTCCTCCGGGAGCAGGACGCCGCCCCGCTGAAGCTCACCTGGCTGGGAGCTCAGCAGGAGGCCCAGCTGGACTACAGCAACTGTCAGGCAGCACAGCGCGTCCTCAAGGTTCTGCAGGGGCTCAGTTTACAGGCCGAACTGTCCAAGGGTCCACAAGGAGAGGAATGTTCTGGATGGTCCCATTGA